In one Arachis duranensis cultivar V14167 chromosome 9, aradu.V14167.gnm2.J7QH, whole genome shotgun sequence genomic region, the following are encoded:
- the LOC107465801 gene encoding uncharacterized protein LOC107465801, whose product MPLYAKFLKELMTKKRSWKNNETMILTEECSAIIQHKLPQKLKDPGSFQIPCIIREITVEKALCDLGAIINLMSVAMMRKMKIEEAKPTKMALQLADRSFKFPHGIVEDLLGIVGDFIFPADFVVLDMQEEAKTSFILGRPFLATARAIINVQKGDLTLRLHNEKMTFNVFKAMSYPPEQLGECMRLDALEEEV is encoded by the coding sequence atgccactctatgccaagttcctAAAGGAGCTGATGactaagaagagaagctggaagaacaaTGAGACTATGATACTAACcgaagaatgtagtgctatcATCCAACACAAACTACCCCAGAAGTTgaaggatcctgggagctttcaGATCCCTTGTATTATACGGGAAATCACAGTAGAGAAGGCCCTTTGTGACTTAGGAGCCATCATCAATTTGATGTCAGTAGCAatgatgaggaagatgaagatcgaggaggctaaaccaacaaaaatggcCTTACAACTGGCAGACCGATCGTTCAAGTTCCCCCATGGCAtagtagaggatttgttggggaTAGTAGGAGACTTCATATTCCCGGCAGATTTTGTAGTGTTGGACATGCAGGAGGAAGCCAAGACCTCCTTTATTCTGGGAAGGCCGTTCTTGGCTACTGCTAGAGCTATCATTAATGTCCAAAAAGGTGATCTTACCTTGAGATTACATAATGAAAAGATGACATTCAATGTGTTcaaggccatgagttacccacCAGAACAATTGGGGGAATGCATGAGGTTAGACGCACTTGAAGAAGAAGTGTAG